The Armatimonadota bacterium genome includes a window with the following:
- a CDS encoding MucD protein, with protein sequence MTIHGRARKAGLWMLVGALVAVAAAGAPFVLKPNPPANAQATSPALGALAQLQDGFTAVAEAVEPAVVSISAERTSRTASLDLPDIFRNWPFGDLPFGSPRVTPRTQTVGGSGVIVRSDGYILTNDHVVGGAENVTVTLFDGREFPGKVMRDYATDLAVVKIEADNLPTAKLGDSSKVRPGAWAIAIGSPLGFSNTLTVGVVSALEREMSIPDSEGPGRYYASLIQTDASINPGNSGGPLLNLQGEVIGINVAIASPTGGNVGLGFAIPSNTAKFVLEQLVKHGKVNRGFLGVVPVDVRPAMAKSYGVEKGALIRSVTDGTPAAEAGIQVEDVIVEFDGKPIESGLALRDAVARTAPGSKVKVVVVRGGERKTLEVTVGSPPTTLPGNEETPRTEELGISVSPLNNSTRSEYGIGQDVRGVVVTSVTPGSNAARAGISRGDVIQRVNGVATNTVADFNRAVRGLKSGDTARIVIRRGDAQSLVEVRIP encoded by the coding sequence ATGACGATTCATGGACGCGCCCGGAAGGCGGGTTTGTGGATGCTGGTGGGAGCTCTGGTAGCTGTGGCCGCAGCCGGAGCTCCTTTTGTTCTGAAGCCAAATCCGCCGGCCAATGCCCAGGCTACCTCGCCGGCGCTCGGCGCTCTGGCTCAGCTTCAGGACGGATTCACCGCCGTGGCGGAAGCGGTTGAGCCGGCTGTCGTGAGCATTTCGGCTGAGCGGACCTCACGCACCGCTTCGCTGGACCTGCCCGATATCTTCCGCAACTGGCCATTCGGGGATCTTCCCTTCGGCTCACCCAGAGTCACCCCTCGTACACAGACTGTGGGCGGCTCCGGAGTGATCGTAAGGTCTGACGGGTACATCCTGACCAACGACCACGTAGTGGGTGGCGCGGAAAACGTAACGGTCACGCTCTTCGACGGACGGGAGTTCCCGGGCAAAGTGATGCGGGACTACGCGACGGACCTGGCCGTGGTCAAGATCGAGGCCGACAACCTGCCTACAGCGAAACTGGGAGACTCCTCGAAGGTCCGACCCGGAGCGTGGGCCATCGCGATCGGCAGCCCTCTGGGCTTCAGCAACACCCTCACCGTGGGGGTGGTCAGCGCCCTGGAGCGCGAGATGTCCATCCCGGATTCCGAGGGACCGGGCCGCTACTATGCCAGCCTCATCCAGACGGATGCATCCATCAATCCGGGGAACAGCGGCGGACCGCTGCTTAATCTGCAGGGCGAGGTCATCGGCATCAATGTGGCCATCGCCTCGCCGACGGGCGGTAACGTCGGGCTGGGCTTCGCCATTCCCAGCAACACTGCCAAGTTCGTCCTGGAGCAGTTAGTCAAGCACGGCAAGGTAAACCGTGGGTTCCTGGGTGTCGTTCCGGTGGACGTGAGGCCGGCGATGGCCAAGTCTTACGGTGTGGAGAAGGGCGCGCTGATCCGCTCCGTGACGGACGGAACCCCTGCTGCCGAGGCGGGCATCCAGGTGGAGGATGTCATTGTGGAGTTCGACGGCAAGCCTATCGAGAGCGGACTTGCGCTGCGTGACGCCGTGGCCCGGACCGCTCCAGGCAGCAAGGTGAAGGTGGTTGTCGTGCGCGGCGGAGAGCGTAAGACCCTGGAAGTAACCGTAGGATCACCGCCGACGACACTGCCCGGGAACGAAGAGACTCCTCGGACGGAGGAGCTTGGCATATCCGTCTCGCCCTTGAACAACAGCACGCGCAGTGAATACGGCATTGGTCAGGACGTCCGGGGCGTGGTGGTCACATCAGTGACGCCCGGCAGCAACGCCGCGCGGGCGGGGATCAGCCGCGGCGACGTCATCCAGCGAGTGAACGGAGTCGCGACGAACACGGTGGCGGATTTCAACCGGGCCGTGCGCGGACTAAAGTCCGGTGACACCGCGCGCATTGTCATCCGGAGGGGCGACGCGCAGTCGCTGGTGGAGGTTCGCATTCCCTGA
- the mutY gene encoding A/G-specific adenine glycosylase, which yields MTSDRPAARSLAEGAPPAEMAAALDGWFRRSARRLPWRETPTPYRVWIAEVMLQQTTVAACIPRFERFIRRFPDIRILAAASLEDVLSEWEGLGYYSRARNLWSAARMIVDNHGGELPSDIETLRALPGIGEYTAGAIRSIAFDLPAGMVDANIRRVLGRVAGIEPSDAAAERRVRELCLSLSASGSPRIVNQALMELGSLVCFPRTPLCGECPFRPLCRARLEGKFDCWHGSLPKEARLVQVEEVCITASVEENWLISRPCDGRWRGMWEFPRARLDDGFAAPAEVARSVMERDFGVAPVSLQHTGSLRYRVTVHDTHLHVVSAILPSEPEVALREWRLVPSAGLVSIPLPSPMRRIARSLISHRLAGLNTHGREGS from the coding sequence ATGACCTCAGACCGGCCGGCCGCACGGTCCCTCGCGGAAGGCGCGCCACCGGCGGAGATGGCTGCGGCGCTTGACGGCTGGTTCCGTCGCTCGGCCCGCCGTCTGCCCTGGCGGGAGACGCCCACTCCCTACCGTGTCTGGATCGCCGAGGTGATGTTGCAGCAGACCACCGTGGCTGCCTGCATTCCCCGCTTCGAGCGGTTCATCCGCCGATTTCCGGACATACGGATCCTGGCGGCCGCGTCGCTGGAGGATGTTCTGTCGGAATGGGAGGGGCTGGGTTACTACAGCCGCGCCCGCAATCTCTGGAGCGCGGCCAGGATGATCGTCGACAACCACGGCGGCGAACTGCCCTCGGACATTGAGACTCTGCGGGCCCTGCCGGGCATCGGCGAATACACGGCGGGCGCCATCCGAAGCATCGCCTTCGATCTTCCTGCCGGTATGGTGGACGCGAATATCCGGCGGGTGCTGGGCCGCGTTGCCGGCATCGAGCCATCCGACGCCGCAGCCGAGCGCAGAGTGCGGGAGCTATGCCTGTCCCTTTCCGCATCCGGCTCGCCGCGCATCGTGAATCAGGCCCTGATGGAGCTGGGCTCGCTGGTGTGCTTCCCGCGAACTCCCCTTTGCGGCGAATGTCCGTTCCGGCCCTTGTGCCGCGCCAGGCTGGAAGGAAAGTTCGATTGCTGGCACGGCTCCCTTCCGAAAGAGGCCCGCTTGGTGCAGGTGGAAGAGGTGTGTATCACCGCATCGGTCGAGGAAAACTGGTTGATCTCGCGTCCCTGTGATGGTCGGTGGCGAGGGATGTGGGAGTTTCCGCGCGCGCGCCTGGACGATGGCTTCGCCGCTCCCGCCGAGGTCGCCCGCAGCGTGATGGAGCGGGATTTCGGCGTGGCCCCTGTGAGCCTGCAACATACGGGCTCCTTGAGATACCGGGTAACCGTGCATGACACACATCTGCACGTTGTCTCCGCAATCCTGCCCTCCGAGCCCGAGGTTGCCCTGCGCGAATGGAGGCTGGTCCCTTCCGCCGGACTGGTGTCCATCCCGCTTCCCAGCCCCATGCGCCGCATTGCCCGTTCCCTGATTTCGCACAGACTTGCCGGACTCAATACGCATGGAAGAGAAGGATCCTGA
- a CDS encoding putative pterin-4-alpha-carbinolamine dehydratase, which translates to MSGILSDSQIQEKLASLTGWRQEGKEIVRTYEFPTFPEAIAFVDRVAQAAEEANHHPDIDIRYTRVTLRLTSHDSGGLTERDFALAERADALA; encoded by the coding sequence ATGTCTGGTATTCTGTCCGACTCTCAGATTCAGGAAAAACTGGCCTCCCTGACTGGATGGAGACAAGAAGGAAAGGAGATAGTCCGAACTTACGAGTTCCCCACTTTCCCGGAGGCCATTGCGTTTGTGGACCGCGTGGCCCAGGCTGCAGAGGAGGCCAATCATCATCCCGACATAGACATCCGCTACACCCGCGTGACTCTGCGGCTTACCAGTCACGACAGCGGTGGGTTGACCGAGCGGGATTTCGCCCTGGCGGAGCGGGCGGACGCTCTGGCCTGA
- the gpsA gene encoding glycerol-3-phosphate dehydrogenase [NAD(P)+] produces the protein MSEGELKLAVIGAGSWGTALARIMCGSGCEVFLWARNAEMADELQTVRENRRYLPGFPFEDDLIVTADMEEAAGGADVIIVAVPSYAVAEVTELLAGVVKPGAYIVSASKGLDSETGRRLTQVIGDVIPECRESLAALSGPNLAVELAAGAPTAGVIASTDAEVARFCRVVLGGPTFRLYTSPDVIGVELGGALKNVMAIGAGICDGMGFGDNAKAALLTRGLAEMMRLGEALGARSSTFSGLSGVGDLIATASSRLSRNLRVGLALGQGRSLDEALAEISQVAEGVPTTRAVMKLAEQTGVDVPICAEIHATLFEGRSPEQALRNLMARTWKDE, from the coding sequence ATGTCTGAAGGCGAACTGAAGCTTGCAGTGATCGGGGCGGGAAGCTGGGGCACGGCGTTGGCGCGCATCATGTGTGGCAGTGGATGCGAGGTCTTCCTCTGGGCGCGGAACGCGGAGATGGCGGATGAGCTCCAGACCGTTCGGGAGAACCGCCGTTATCTTCCCGGTTTTCCGTTTGAGGATGATCTAATCGTCACCGCGGATATGGAGGAGGCGGCCGGGGGAGCGGATGTCATCATTGTGGCCGTTCCTTCTTACGCCGTGGCGGAAGTCACGGAGCTCCTGGCCGGAGTGGTGAAGCCGGGGGCCTATATCGTCAGCGCGTCCAAGGGGCTTGACAGCGAGACCGGGAGGCGGCTAACGCAGGTCATTGGGGATGTCATCCCGGAATGCCGTGAGTCGCTGGCTGCTCTGTCCGGCCCCAACCTCGCCGTGGAGCTTGCGGCGGGGGCACCGACGGCCGGAGTCATCGCCTCGACCGATGCGGAGGTGGCGCGCTTCTGCCGCGTGGTGTTGGGAGGGCCCACGTTCCGTCTGTACACCAGTCCGGACGTCATCGGTGTGGAGCTGGGCGGCGCGCTGAAGAACGTGATGGCCATCGGAGCCGGCATCTGCGATGGGATGGGCTTCGGCGACAACGCCAAGGCCGCGCTGCTCACGCGGGGACTCGCCGAGATGATGCGCCTGGGGGAGGCTCTGGGAGCACGATCTTCCACGTTCAGCGGACTGTCCGGGGTGGGGGACCTCATCGCGACCGCCTCCAGCCGCCTCAGCCGCAACCTGCGCGTGGGGCTGGCTCTGGGACAGGGCCGGAGCCTGGATGAGGCGCTTGCCGAGATCTCCCAGGTCGCGGAGGGCGTGCCCACCACCCGGGCCGTTATGAAGCTGGCGGAGCAGACCGGCGTGGATGTTCCCATCTGCGCTGAGATCCACGCCACGCTGTTCGAGGGCCGGTCTCCGGAGCAGGCGCTGCGAAATCTCATGGCGCGCACCTGGAAAGACGAGTAG
- the gatB gene encoding aspartyl/glutamyl-tRNA(Asn/Gln) amidotransferase subunit B yields the protein MAVDIAESGFEAVIGMEVHAELLTRSKMFCSCSAEFGGEPNTRCCPVCLGLPGSLPVANRQAVEFVVRAAMALNCEINRETFFHRKNYFYPDLPKGYQISQYGDTPIGVRGWIEIETEDGTVKRIGIRRVHLEEDTGKLLHSSPSESEVDYNRSGVPLMEIVTEHDPRPGFDQINTAYEAREYIMQLRQILLYLGVCDGKMEEGSLRCEPNVSVRPAGSREYGTRTELKNLNSFRSVYRGLEYEIRRQIETIRSGGVVVHETRRWDEENEVTAPMRGKELEQEYRYFPEPDLLPFRFEEAQLEQLRRELPELPLQRRRRFEEMGLSRADAATLTSEKAIADWFEEAARDYGDPKPIANWVLSELLRLLNQAGEGIQSCKVRPAQLASLVRLIDDGTISGKIAKGVFEEMFRTGRDPGQIVEASGQTQISDEEAILSVVRKVIAGNERVAADVRGGKEKSIGFLVGQVMKETGGRANPRLVNELLRRELGAG from the coding sequence AGCCGTCATCGGCATGGAGGTCCATGCCGAGCTTCTGACCCGCAGCAAGATGTTTTGCTCCTGCAGCGCCGAGTTCGGCGGCGAACCGAACACGCGCTGCTGTCCGGTGTGCCTGGGGCTGCCCGGGTCCCTTCCGGTGGCGAACCGGCAGGCCGTGGAGTTCGTGGTTCGCGCCGCCATGGCGCTGAACTGCGAGATCAACCGGGAGACCTTCTTCCACCGAAAGAACTACTTCTATCCGGACCTCCCCAAGGGCTATCAGATCTCCCAGTACGGCGACACCCCCATCGGCGTCCGAGGCTGGATTGAGATCGAGACGGAAGACGGCACAGTCAAGCGCATTGGGATACGCCGGGTGCACTTGGAGGAGGATACAGGCAAACTGCTGCACTCCTCCCCTTCTGAGAGCGAGGTGGACTACAACCGTAGCGGCGTCCCGCTGATGGAGATCGTCACGGAGCACGATCCGCGGCCCGGCTTCGATCAGATCAACACGGCTTACGAGGCGCGTGAGTACATCATGCAGCTTCGTCAGATCCTGCTGTATCTCGGGGTCTGCGATGGCAAGATGGAGGAAGGGTCTCTGCGCTGTGAGCCGAATGTATCGGTCCGGCCTGCCGGGTCCCGGGAGTATGGCACCCGTACCGAGCTGAAGAACCTCAATTCCTTCCGTTCGGTGTACCGGGGGCTGGAATACGAAATCCGCCGGCAGATCGAGACCATCCGGAGCGGTGGAGTGGTGGTCCATGAGACGCGCCGCTGGGATGAGGAGAACGAAGTCACCGCTCCCATGCGCGGAAAGGAACTGGAGCAGGAGTATCGTTACTTCCCAGAGCCGGATCTTCTGCCTTTTCGGTTCGAGGAAGCGCAGCTGGAGCAGTTGCGCCGCGAGCTTCCCGAACTACCGCTGCAGCGCCGGCGGCGGTTCGAGGAGATGGGGCTTTCTCGCGCCGATGCGGCTACTCTGACATCGGAGAAGGCCATCGCGGACTGGTTCGAGGAGGCGGCGCGCGACTACGGCGACCCGAAGCCCATCGCCAACTGGGTGCTGTCCGAACTGCTGCGGTTGCTGAACCAGGCCGGAGAAGGCATTCAGTCGTGCAAGGTTCGCCCCGCTCAGCTAGCCTCGCTTGTCCGCCTTATAGACGACGGGACAATCAGCGGGAAGATCGCCAAGGGAGTTTTCGAGGAGATGTTCCGCACCGGGAGGGATCCCGGCCAGATCGTGGAGGCGAGCGGGCAGACGCAGATCTCGGATGAGGAGGCCATCCTGTCTGTGGTCCGTAAGGTTATCGCCGGGAACGAGCGTGTGGCGGCGGATGTGCGGGGAGGAAAAGAGAAATCCATCGGATTCCTGGTGGGGCAGGTCATGAAGGAGACGGGGGGACGCGCCAACCCGCGCCTTGTGAACGAATTGCTCCGCCGCGAGCTGGGCGCCGGCTGA